A stretch of Lathyrus oleraceus cultivar Zhongwan6 chromosome 6, CAAS_Psat_ZW6_1.0, whole genome shotgun sequence DNA encodes these proteins:
- the LOC127093664 gene encoding uncharacterized protein LOC127093664, whose protein sequence is MKKATELNEFIGFQLNEVATFNILHLSDDTILIGGCSWKNLWSAKAILRWFELVSGLRVIFFRNNIYGVNVKNNFIQTTSSFLFCYIDRLPFKFLGEQVDSRPRRASLWRKVVDMLRQKLSSWKSRLLSIGDMIVRINVVLNSILVYTLSLQRSN, encoded by the coding sequence ATGAAGAAGGCGACTGAGTTAAATGAATTTATAGGCTTTCAGTTGAATGAAGTGGCCACCTTCAATATTCTTCATCTTTCCGACGACACTATTCTTATTGGAGGCTGTAGTTGGAAAAACTTGTGGAGTGCTAAGGCCATTTTGAGGTGGTTCGAGCTAGTGTCTGGACTGCGGGTTATTTTTTTCAGAAACAACATTTATGGTGTTAATGTGAAAAATAACTTCATTCAGACTACTTCATCCTTTCTTTTCTGCTATATTGATAGGCTTCCCTTCAAATTCTTAGGGGAACAGGTCGATTCTAGACCTAGAAGAGCTAGCTTATGGAGAAAAGTTGTTGATATGCTGAGACAAAAGCTATCTAGTTGGAAAAGTAGATTATTGTCAATAGGAGACATGATTGTTAGGATAAATGTTGTGCTAAACTCTATCCTCGTTTATACTTTGTCTTTACAAAGATCTAATTAA